A segment of the Candidatus Sumerlaea chitinivorans genome:
AACAACTTCCGAGCGATGTGCCAAAAGAGCGATTTCGCGCCGGTCGTAGACGCGAGGATCCCCCGCGGCAGCTAACAAGAAAGCGCACCACGCAACTTGAAGAGCTGTCGAGCTTGAGGCGCCACTATTGATGGGAATGGAGCTACGAACAGTCACTTCGTAGCCGCACGGCCATCGAACACCTTCACGTCGCAGCACGTTAATCGCTGCCGGCAGATAATCATGCTCGTTGGCATAGCGATTCTCTGCATCAAGGTTGAACACTCGGTCCTGACCAATATCGGGCAAGTGAGCGACGCAGAGGTGATCCGCGCGCGGCATTGCCGTCAGGCGTATCCGTAAATTGATGGCAGCAGCGATGACCGGTAATCCAAGATAGTCCTGGTGCTCTCCGAAGAGGCAAATTCGCCCCGGAGCAGAGACATAGATCGGCTGGCCTCTCAAATCTTCTCCTCTTTGGTCGTCCACAGTTACCGTAACTCCTCGATTTTGATAGGTCTCTGTTCTTGAATCGAGCGCTCGGCGGCCAATGCGATGATGAGCGAGCGGCGGCCCACTTCACCGTCTGCGAAGGGCCGTCTTCCCGTCTCCAAGCACTCGAGAAACTCGCGGCGTTGCCGTTGGCATCCGATGTGGCCGAGCCCCTCGCTGTCCGAAACGGGATCAATTTCCTCGATCTGCCACGGTTCCCCTGCTCCACCGTGGCCCAGGCGACTGTCTGCATAGGCACAAATCTGCTTGCCGTTCATGCAAATGGCTCCGATTTCCAGGCCTTCAGGCATCACGTTACGCGGTTGCAGGTAGATGCACAGTAACAGGCAGGCTCGCGCCCCATTGGCATATTCCACGATGACCATTGCGTGGTCGACTGTATCGATGTGTTCGATTTCGCGAGGGGGATCAGGGCAGTAATCGCATCGGATCACAGATCCCGACTTCCATACATGCTGACCGCCGCTGGCAACAACGCAAACAGGCTCACTTTGGATAAGCCAGTTAAAGATGTCGAAGTGATGGCAATCCTTCTCGACGATCGTGCCCCCTGTGGCTTGCTGTGAATAGAACCACGGCTTTTGCGGAAATGGCTGGCGTAGTTCTTTACACCACATGAAGGAGACGGGGGCACCCGCAGATTGTGCAATTTCCGCCATGCGCCGATAGAGCGTTGCGTAGCGATAAACAAGACCAATTTGCAGGATCTTCCCCGCCCCCTCGGCGGCTGCGAGGATCGCATCGCAGTCCTCAAGCGTTGTGGCAATGGGTTTTTCCAAAAACACGTGGCACCCAGCAGCCAGAACCTGTTCGGTCACTGGCCGGTGAAGAATGTCAGGCACTGCCACAACGCAGGCGTCCGGTTGCACTGCCCGCAGCATTTCGCCGGTGTCCGTAAAATGCGGGGGTACGGTTGTCCCCTCCCAGGTCACTCCGTAACGGCTGAGCGCCGTAGGATCCGGGTCAACCGTCGCCACAACTTCACAATTGGGAAGTCGTGCGAACCCACGAACATGGGCGCTTCCCATGTCGCCACATCCGATGACTGCGATGCGATGCCTCTTCATTCGCCAAGAGTCCTTACGTTAATCAGTCCTGTTTGAAGAACGTGATCCCGCCACCCGCTCGGAGTATGTCGCCATTCGACACTGTCCCGTTCGTTGGGTCGTACTTGCCGTTTTCCGGAACTGCCGAGTCGTTGTCCGACGGGCAGCCACACAGATCAAAGTCCAGATCCGGCCCCATACAGCGCAGTGTCCAGCCTGTCTGCCCGTTTAGCAGAAAAGTGTTCGTGCTGTAGACAAAGTAGCGTGGGATCATGCCGTAGTAGTCGTCGTAGTTCTTGTACGGGCAGGTCGTGGACAGCTTCGGTTTACCAGCCTGAAAGACGTCGTTGGGTATGGAACTGATGTACGCCACAGGGGTGGTAAGCAGATGAATTTGAAGTTCCCCCAAGAGGCCCCGAACCGGCACCACAAACGGCATGTACTTGTTGTTGTCGACCACGTAAGACTCAACCGCAGTGGCAAGCGACCGAAGGTCAGCTTTGGCTCGACTAACCTTTGAACGAGTCTGCGCCTCAAGGAAGTTCGGCACAGCAATCGCCGCGAGGATCGCGATAATTGCGACGACGATCAGAAGTTCGATAAGGGTAAAGCCCCGACGTTGCTTCATAGCTAGAGCACCTCACTCTCTTTCAAATCTGCACGAGTAACTTATTGAATTTACTCATGCTTTATTTTCGCTGGTACAAAAAATCAGGTATTTTATTGTTGGTCAAACAAAAAGAGGCTTCAGGTATCACTTTTTTTTGGGTGAGGGAGAACGCTTTTGGGCTTGTGAATGCAGGCAGCTTCAGCTGTGCCTTCGAATGCCACAGAGAAAGCTAACCGTGATTAATTTCGTGTGAGAACAAAGTGCCCCTCACGCGAGTCGTGGCTCGAAAAACGACTTCAATTCGTGTTGCCACTGTCTCATCCGCGCTTAAGGGTGCGATAAAATTGTGTGCGCTGTTGCCCCGGTGTGTTGCTCCACCAAAATAGCCCTCCTACAAGTTATTGCGCCACATTTGTCAATTTCTCAATGTTTTAGCAAAATGGCTTGCATACTTACTGTCGGGCTTTCCGCTTTTTGAAGTGGGGGGCCGCACGAGTTAGCTCCCCCAGTGTTGTCAGAGCAGGTAGTAACGCGGGGATAGAAGTCATGGGAACCCAGTTGAACTGCGCTTGCTCGCTGTCAGATGCGCATCTCGGGAAAATAGCGCTGCCTGCCAAGGGGGCAGAAGGACTCATATCATTGCTCGCTCGGCTACGTCTAAGGTTGGCTTTGCACAACGCCCAGACACTCGATCCAACAGAATGGGCATCCCATTAAGGTACGTTGGCTTTGGGTTAACCTTTTAGCCCCGTTGTGGCGATGCCTTGGATGAAAACGCGTTGAGCCATCAAAAAGATCAGGAGAACAGGTAAAATCGAAATGACGGCGCCAGCCATCATCATGGGCCAGTTGCTGCTATACTGTGTTTGAAGAAAACTCAGTCCTGCAGTCAGGGGCATTTTTTCGAGGGTATCCAAGTAGATAAGTGGACCTAAGAGGTCGTTCCAGCTTGCGATGAACGTAAACACGCCTAACGTCGTAAGGGCAGGCTTTGAGAGTGGGACGAAGATACGAAAAAGGATTCCTGGGGGCGTAAGGCCATCAACAAGGGCCGCCTCGTAGAGATCGCGGGGGATACCAAGAAAAAACTGCCGCAAAAAGAAGACCGCAAACGCGTTGCCAAAGAACGCCGGCACCCAAAGCGGGTATTGAGTGTCCTTCCAGCCCAATTTTTGAAACAAGATAAACACGGGGATCAGGGTGGTTTGCCAAGGCACCATCAGGGTGACGAGCATCGCTCCAAAGAGCAGACTCCGACCCGGAAAAGCCAGCCGAGCCAATGCAAAGGCGCCCATGGAACACGACAAAAGCACTCCCAAAACGGTTAGCCCAGTGATCTTGACGCTATTGTAAAGAAACTGTAGCATTGGAACAGCGTCGAAAAGGCGACGATAGTTTTCGATATGAAGATACCGCGGTAAGAATTGCGGGGGATACACAAAAGCTTCCTCGAGGGTTTTCACGGAGGTGCTCACCATCCACACGAACGGGAAGATCATCACGAGCGCAATGGCGATCAGCAATACGTAGCGCGAGCCGACAGACGAGTATGCATGAAGTTTGGTCTTCATACGTGCACCCACCGTTTTTGCGTGAACATCTGAAACGAGGTGATTACCCCAAGGATCGTGAACAAAGCCATTCCGATGGTGCAGGCGTAACCCATGTCGAGATGCCGGAACGCATTTTGGTAGAGGTAGTAGACGAGGGTAAGTGTACTGTTGGCTGGCCTGCCATCGCGTGCCATGATGTAGACTTGATCAAACACTTGGAACGAACCGATGAGTGACGTCACCACGACAAAGAAGAGAACGGGGGAGATACCCGGAAGGGTGACGTGCCAGAATTGGCGGATTCGATTGGCGCCGTCAATCGAGGCTGCCTCATAGAGCTCGCGCGGAACGTTTTGCAGAGCTGCGAGGAAGATCACCATATTATAGCCCAGCCCCTTCCACACGCTCATCGCCATGATCGCCGGCATTGCCGTTCGCGGGTCGTTGAGCCACGCAATCCCTTTTGGCGCAGGAAGACCGACGAGCTGGCAGGCGCGTTCGATAAGGAAATTAAACACCCCATAATTGCTGTCGTAAAACCACGTCCAAACAAGGGCCACCGCCACCGTAGACGTTACCACTGGCGTGAAATAGAGAGTGCGGAACACTCCTATGCCTCGAAGTGGTACGTTGACCAGTAAGGCCAGAACAAGCGACAATACCACGCCGGTCGGAACGGTGCCTACCACGAAGTAAAGCGTATTGCCGAGAGCTTTCCAAAACAGGGCATCAGCAAACAGCCGTCTCCAATTTGCCAGTCCCACGAACGCCGGCGGAGTGAGATTATCCCACCGATAAAATGCTAACCCAAGGGCAACGAGGATGGGACCGAGGAAGAAGAAGACAAGCCCGGCAATGAACGGTCCACTCAGCAACAGACCCCACTGTCGCTCCAGTCGCGCAAGCGGTGAGCCCCTCCTCAGATGAGGTCGCTTATTTGTTGGTCCCATGCTTTTGTTCCTGCGCTAAAATTCCATCCACCTTTTTCGCCGCATCACGAGCTGCGGCCGCTACGTCCTTCTTGCCAAGCCACACGAGTTCGAGCTCGCTGCGGATCGCGTCTTCCCACTTCCCAAAACCCCGCGTAAAATCCAGGGGGCGGGCGTATTTCAGCTGCTCAAGGAAGTATTCTTTGCCTTCAACCTTGTGATCGAGGTAGACCTCGGACTCGGCGACCGCACGCATCGCAGGGATGGACGTGCCCGAGCGGGCCAAGAGTTCTTGGTATGGACGTGACGCGAAGAACTTTATCAGGCGCCACGCTGCTGGCTTGTTCTTCGACTTTGCATACATTGCATTGGCAAGGCCATTAACGGGTGCAGCTTTCTTCTTGCCTTGCGGGAGAGGAACAATCGCCCATTTGAAATGCTGAGCTTCGGAGAAAGCTTTGAGCATCCAAGAACCTTCTGCTGACATTGCCACGCGATTGGTAAGGAAGATATTGCTCCCGAAGGTGGAGCTTTGAGCGGTGTCAGGTGCAACTTTTTCTTTCGTCACAAGCCCAGCATAGAACTCTAAGGCCTCAATCGCCGCTGGCTCGTTCAGCAAGCATTTGGTGCGTTCGATGTTCAGGATTTGCCCGCCATTTTGCCACACCCAATATCCCCAGTGTACTTCCATAGAGTCGTAGCCGGCATTAAAGCCAAAAATATCGTTGCGCCCATCGCCATTCTCATCCTTCGTCAGTTTGCGAGCTTTCTCCAGAAAATCCTGCCACGTCCAATCGGGCTTGGGTAACTCCACCCCGAATTTCTCAAATAACGATTTATTGATGTACATTGCGACGGTGTTGCAGTCCCGAGGCATGCCCCATAATCCGTTGTCGAACTGAAAGATGTCGACCGTTTGCGGGTAAAACGCCGAGAGCGATACGCTTGTGTCTTTCTCCAGCCACGGACGAAGATTCTCCAGCTGTCCGCGCGCAGCATAGTCGTTCGCGTAACCCCCATTGAGTAAGAAAACGTCCGGCGCACTTCCCGCAGCCATCTGGGCCTGCAGCTTGTTCCAGTACTCACCCCACGAGCAGTACTCGATCTTCACCTGTATGTCGGGGTTCTCTTTCTCGAAAACTTTTAGCAACCCCTCTTCGGCCCGAATTTCTTCGGGTAACCCCCAGCGTGCGTAGCGGACAAGTGTTTTCCCAGGGGACGGCGAATCGGATTTTTGCTCACACCCCGCCAGCAGCGCCGCTGTTGCCAATAGGCTGCATAGCTTAGCCAAGGACCTTGACCGTAGTTTCATGAGAGTTTCCCTCCCATTGCAAAATCGTCTCTCATCCATTCAATGGTTTTGGCCAAGCCGTCCGCAAGAGGCACCGCAGGCGACCAGCCCAGCGAGCGGAGGCGCTGGGAATTCGCGCAAGAATGTCTGACATCCCCCGGACGCGGCGGCGCGTACTCGATTGGCGAGGTAGAACCTGTGAGGTCTCGGATGATTTCCGCCAAGTGATACACACTCAGACGCTCTCCGCGCCCCACATTGTAAACTCCTTCTCCTTTTTCCGCTGCAAGAAGATTGGCCGCCACAATGTCCTCCACAAAGATAAAATCTCGCGATTGGAGGCCGTCGCCGTAAATGACTAACGGTTCACCTCGCAACGCACGGAGTGTAAAAATGGAAACAGCCGCCGCATAAGGCGATTTGGGATCTTGTCGTGGGCCAAAGACGTTGAAGTAGCGAAGGCTAACGGTCCTCATCCCATTGCGGCCATCGGCAAGCATGACGTAATACTCCGCTGCCAATTTGCTAATCGCGTAGGGGCTTGCCGGAGCCGGTAGATCGGTCTCAGAGTGCTTCTCGCGCTCTACGTTGCCATAGACCGCCGATGTGGACGAAAATACAAACCGCTGAACTCCCGCCTTGGCCGCCGCTTCGAGTAGGCAGATTGTCCCTACCACGTTAATGTGTTCCGTTTCGGTCGGTTTCTCCATGCTCTCTGGGACGCTGACGAGGGCGGCAAGGTGATGGACAACGTCGACCCCTTGCACAGCGTCGCGAACGGCGGAGCCATCGGTCACAGACGCTTCGATGATTTCTACTTCCAGCCCCTCAAGATTCTCCCGTCTGCCCGTTCGAAAATTGTCCAAAACTCGTACCCTGGCACCTCGACTTTGCCAAGCTGCGGCGAGATGGCTACCGATGAACCCCGCTCCACCTGTGATTAGAATGTAAGGTGTTTTAGCCAAAGCTTGACCTTTCTTTCGGGAGAATCCAGCGCAAGCCGCACTTTTCTACATACAAGAAAAGAGTAATTATGTTTTTTTTGGTAGACAAAAAGATCGTGACTCGTTGTACCCTGTCAGTGTCAACACAAAACACGTGTGCGCAAACAACAGGAGGACAGGTAACAATGGCAGCGTTTGGAAAACATGCTCTCGTGTCGGCTCTCGTGGGCGCAGCCGCGCTTTCTTGGGCTGGAACGTGGGCGCCGGGTATCGCAATCGATGGAAACTTTGACGATTGGGACGGGATTCTCCCTGCCATGGTCACGGATCCGAGCGGAGATGGTGGCTCCGGCCGTGACGTCAAGGCTGTCTATCTGGCGAATGACAGCCAGGCGCTTTACATCCGCATCGAAAGTTATAACAGCAATGTTTTCGACGGCAATGAGTTCATTGGGATAGACGGCGACAATAATACTGCGACGGGCTTTAATCTTTTCGGCGCTGGCATAGGGTCGGATCTGCTGGTGGCTGGCGCTTCGATGTATGGTGAGACGACTGCTAACTTCAATAACGGCCCAGCGACACCCAGTAGTGTGAGTGCGTGGGGCCCCTCAGGAGCCACCACGAATGTCGAACTTGCAATTCCTCTCTCTACCACGATGCCGGGGAATATCACTCAGGCCTTCCCGGGTGGATTAGGATCCACCATTAAGGTGCTCTACGGCGATGGGAATAGTGGAGCATGGGACATTGCCGTGGGACTTTATACGCTCGCCACACCCACTCCCTCGCCGGCAACCATTACCATTGATGATTGTTCGCTCTACGATGATCATGCGAACGCGGCTTTTCGCACGCGTGACGTGAGTAATGTTGGATGTAGTGCAGGGCGATCACGCTTTTCTGCCGGGGGCCCCGGTGGTCCAACCGACCACGCCCTCGCGACTACCCACTCGCTAAGTACAACGGCGTGGGCAGCGAGCGTGGTTGCAAAGCGCTTCGGTATCCCCAAAAACATCCTGGGACATCAAAAGATCACGCTTGACGTCTATGGTGATCCTGCCGCGACGAATAAGAATCTGTGGGTTGGGCTTATCGATGCCGACGGCACTTATTTTGCGGTAACCGTGGCTTTTCCTACGAGCACGGGGTGGACCACCGTGGATCTTGGTCCCACTAGTACATGGCTTGAGCAATCGGCTGGGTCCGAAGCAGGACTCGACCGCAGCAATATCGTAGAATGGCGCATTGGCATGCAAAATCAGGGCGCGAATACCGGTGGAAGTTTTGCCGTGGCCTACGACAATCTCCGGGCCATAGGCTCCTTCCAGAATGTAACTTACACCGAAAGCGCTAGCGACGTACCCAATCCCGAGCGAGGAGTTTTCCGTTGGGGAGGAGACATCACCGATCTGAACATTGACTATCAGTCGTTTGCCAGCGGAGGAGCCCGTCTCGTTTACAACGACATCCGACTGGACAACTATACTTCGTCCACAATTCCGCAAGCGGTACTGGATAACATCACGTCGGGGTTTGCCCTCATTCGACAGGCTGGCCTCAAATCGATTGTGCGCATCAAGTACAACGACACCGACCCCTCCCAAAACCCGTCTGTTCCGCCCAAGGAGGCCTCGCCGACTTACTTAGTTCAGCATCTTGCCCAACTCCAGCCAGTGCTTGAGGCGAATAAAGATGTGATCGCGTATTTCTATGCAGGAATCATCGGGGCTTGGGGCGAGTGGCATAGCACCTACTACTACCGCGAGCCAAACACCTCCTACGCAGTCTATAACTTGCCATCAGCGTATTGGCGTCGCTGGGTGATCGATCAGCTCTTGACCTATCTGCCCTCGGATCGTTTTATCCTTATTCGTCGGCCGTGGTTCAAGGATCCTGCCTTTGGGAGTGATGCTCTCTGGCCGGGCGAACGAGTCACCGAGGAAACCGCCTTCACGACGGCTGGCGTCGCACGCGTTGGCCACCACAACGATGCGTTCTTGGCTTCTGAAGATGATTGGGGGACGTATGCAAGTGGAAACGTCGAAGCTCAGAAGGATTTCTTGAGCACCGATACACTTTACGTTCCGATCGGTGGAGAGACTGCGAATCCGGGAAGCTATGCCACTTGCTCCAACGCAATCGCAGAGATGCAGAGATTACACTGGACGTTCCTTCATCAAGACTATCACCCGACTGTGATCCAAAACTTCCAAACCAATGGATGTTGGCCAGAGATTACCAAGCGCCTTGGCTATCGTCTTGTACTCACTTCAGCGACTTTACCTCAAAAGATAGTCTCTGGGCAACCCTTCACTGCATTCGTGACGATAGAGAATAGGGGGTGGGCTCCACCTTATTATTACCGCCCCGTGTACTTAGTGGTGACAGATGGTGGCAATACGGCACTCGATACGATCCCCGTCCCAGTGGTGGATATTCGCCGAATCAAACCCGGCGAGAGCCACACATGGGGGATCACCGCAACGGCAACTCTCCCTCCGACGCCTCCCTCAACGGTGAGTTTAGCGTTGTGGCTCCCTGATCCATCCCCCAGTCTCCAGTCGAATCCTGCCTACAGCTTACGGTTCGCAAACGATGGGACATGGAATAGTACCAAGGGGTGGAACGAATTGGGAAGCGTACCAACCCCTGTCCAGATCAGCCGGATCGAATTCGACTGAAGGTCCAGGCTTAGGGTGTGATGGATTTTGCAGTTGAGTAAGGGGCCCTTGGCGCGCGTACGGATAAGCGCCAAGGGCCTTACCATCGTAACGCCGTCATCGAGCAACGTGGATGTCGTAACCCCGGTTCAGAATCCTTTCTCTGTGCGTTAGCACTTAGGAGAGCGGGTCGGCACTGACTTTCACGTTCTACGCATATGTACTTTCGCGTTAAGGATCCAAGGGCTGTGGGGGGCGGCCACTTTCAGAAACCGCTCCTTGTGTCCCCTAAACACCCAAGGCTGGAGGAACACCGCAGAAAACGGGAACACCTTGAATTAAATTTTCGAGGAGCGACCGATCCAAGCTATTTCAGACTCAGATCATTACACGTTCGACAGCGGTCGCTCTGCGGCAAAATTGCCAAGAATCAATGAAAGCAAGTTGACTAAACGTCGCAGCGCCTGGTGCACTGCGCCCGACAAATTCGCCGCTGAGGCTCAGCTCTGTCCTCAGCAAAATGGTAACTGAAACGTAAGCGCAAATGGGGCACCGCAAGGACAAATAGCGAGTAAAACCCTAGCGCTCTCTCCTTAGTCGCAAATATCTATGGAATGCCTTAACAAACCAATGTGACCCCTTCGTTTACCTGGCGGGATTGGCCTCTACGATTGCGCTTGCTAATGGGGGGCCAAACGCGATCGCGACCGCAATGAGGTCGCTTATCACTTGCACACTTGCCAGTCGATCCGCTCTGCCTCCGAGCACAAACCTCAAAGGTGACTTGCTGTTTTCAGTATGCTGCCTTGCGGAATCAGAATGCGAGCGTTTCAGGGCGATTAGATCAGCGCGCTCGAAGTGACAAGGGACATCCGCTATACAGGACAACGCGTCTTTACCCACGTTCACCTCGCGCACAGACGATTGGTCTGGCAGTTTTGTAGCCAAGTGGTTCCTCCATCTAAGAAATCTCGAAAGCGGCTATCATGAAGGGTTCATTGTGGAAACCCTGAGGCCACGGAATAGAATCTGGCGGTGGAATTAGCGGATAGAGACGGCTCTGTCTGGCATACCACTAAACTGTTCCCAACCACTGCCAATTGGCTTCTGGTGAAGCTGAAAAACGGTTCCACGAAGATGGACCAACTCGTCGCTGGGGCGACGTATGGACTCGAACGCATGAATAATGTGAAAGGCGAAGTGGGGAGCAAAACAGAGAGAGGAATCCTGGGGGAGACCATCATGGCCAGCTGCGACAACTTGTGTTTACGCACGTCTGAACTGCTGGTGCGGCTCAGCGTAAGCCGGACGAAAGGTTTCATTCTCTTGGCCGTCGTGAGGCAAGAGTGCGCGGCTTGGTATGCGATGCGAAGTGGGTTTTGCGACAAGGAGGTTATAGCGCGGCGCTGAACGTTTGAAGTCGGAAACTCTTGATGTTGGAGGCGGCACACTGAGGAGAATTTGGTACCCGGTACGGGATTCGAACCCGTGATCTTCGCCGTGAGAGGGCGATGTCCTGGACCGCTAGACGAACCGGGCACTCAGCAAATGTAGCGTACGGACTTTACATTTCATCAGTCGCCTCTATTCGCTGAGCCTGCGTGGAGTGGATAGCCGGCGCGCGACCGCTTTTAGCCATGTGCGCAGTTGTTTTTCATGAGCCACCCCTCGCTTTTCAGAGGAGGAGAATCATCCGGCCGCTTGCTTTTCTTTGTCCACTGGAGACAAAGTATCGCTCGATGGAAGAGGCGTGGGAGACCTCGAGTGCGGGTCAATTAGCTGGATGGCGTGGGCCTTGGACCCGATACTGGTTTCTCGAGATCACGCAGCAGCTGGCTTGCTTCTTGGTATTCGCGAGTGTTTTTGGGTGCATGGTTTTCAATGTACCGCAACAGGACGCGCGCATCGTCTATGAACATGTTGTTTCGGTACAACTTCGCAAGCTCAAGCCAGTATTGATATCGATCTGGGGCATAGCCGATTGCTTCAACAAGCGCCTGTTCTGCTTCCTCCCAGCGCTCCGGAAAATTGACCAATTCCTTTGCACGCGCGAATGCCTGATTGGCGCGCTGCTCGTCGTTCTCGATGCGATTAGGTCCAGAGTTCTGATCCAGAAGCTTTAGGTAGCCTTCTCCCGGATACGGTTTCTGCATGCCTGCATAAAGCTCCCGAGCTGCCTCAAGGTAAGCCCGTGCCAGAGCCAGCGTCTTGGGGTCGCGGTAATAGCGTTTGCCTTTCTCGTCCCGACGTTTCGTCAACTCCTCGATTTCACTCAAAGGCAAGGCAGCATTGACTCGGTCGAGTAAAGTCTCGACCGCACTGGTTTCCGCTTGCGGGTGGGCGGTGCGAAACTCTGTCACCAGCTGCCGTGCTTCCAAGGCGCGCCCCTCTGCCAACAGCGCTTTGACTTGCCCATCGAGTTCCTCAAAGCGTTTTCCAATCTCGCCCGGCCTTGGTTCCCTAACTCCGGTTTGAGGGGATGGAGTTGTCAGCAAGTCTGCAGAGCGATGGGCCTGTACGACGTAGAGGATCGCGAGGAGCACCAAACCAACGGCTCCGATCCCCATCCAATACCGCTTGACGAAGTCCCAAGCTGAACGGCCTGCGTCAGTGACAATGGGTGCCTCCGTAATCCGGGTGGTGAGGCGGGGGGGGGTGGGGGGCGATCCCTCTGTAGCTTCTGCAGGACTTTCTGGGCCCAGCTGAAGAATCTTTCGAAGCCCCGTAGGCGTCCGCCAGCCCGTGTCGGGGGACACGCCCGAGGGTGTCGTCTGAGTGGGCATTCGCCGAGTTGCCCCGTCTGGAACAGGTGTAACTGAGCTTCCCCCAACGACAATCGGTCGTTTGGCACCCGCAGCTTGCTCCAACGCTTGAGCCATTTCTTCGCCTGTGGCAAAGCGCTCC
Coding sequences within it:
- a CDS encoding N-Acetyl-D-glucosamine ABC transport system, permease protein 2, which codes for MKTKLHAYSSVGSRYVLLIAIALVMIFPFVWMVSTSVKTLEEAFVYPPQFLPRYLHIENYRRLFDAVPMLQFLYNSVKITGLTVLGVLLSCSMGAFALARLAFPGRSLLFGAMLVTLMVPWQTTLIPVFILFQKLGWKDTQYPLWVPAFFGNAFAVFFLRQFFLGIPRDLYEAALVDGLTPPGILFRIFVPLSKPALTTLGVFTFIASWNDLLGPLIYLDTLEKMPLTAGLSFLQTQYSSNWPMMMAGAVISILPVLLIFLMAQRVFIQGIATTGLKG
- a CDS encoding Type IV pilin PilA; protein product: MKQRRGFTLIELLIVVAIIAILAAIAVPNFLEAQTRSKVSRAKADLRSLATAVESYVVDNNKYMPFVVPVRGLLGELQIHLLTTPVAYISSIPNDVFQAGKPKLSTTCPYKNYDDYYGMIPRYFVYSTNTFLLNGQTGWTLRCMGPDLDFDLCGCPSDNDSAVPENGKYDPTNGTVSNGDILRAGGGITFFKQD
- a CDS encoding N-Acetyl-D-glucosamine ABC transport system, permease protein 1 — translated: MGPTNKRPHLRRGSPLARLERQWGLLLSGPFIAGLVFFFLGPILVALGLAFYRWDNLTPPAFVGLANWRRLFADALFWKALGNTLYFVVGTVPTGVVLSLVLALLVNVPLRGIGVFRTLYFTPVVTSTVAVALVWTWFYDSNYGVFNFLIERACQLVGLPAPKGIAWLNDPRTAMPAIMAMSVWKGLGYNMVIFLAALQNVPRELYEAASIDGANRIRQFWHVTLPGISPVLFFVVVTSLIGSFQVFDQVYIMARDGRPANSTLTLVYYLYQNAFRHLDMGYACTIGMALFTILGVITSFQMFTQKRWVHV
- a CDS encoding Serine/threonine protein kinase PrkC, regulator of stationary phase produces the protein MSELIAGKYEILEVIGRGGMGTVYKARQHNLDRIVALKMLSEEMASDPEFRARFQQEAQVVARLNHPNIVAVYDIEPYQATFCIIMEFVDGKSLQKIIDEGGLPERDVLLIGAQIARALHYAHEQGVVHRDVKPDNILVTRENIAKITDFGIARFRESKLRTQTGISMGTPRFMSPEQVTGKNVDGQSDLYSLGVCLYYALTGKVPFDGENAIAIATRHIYESPVPPSQLNPSISAEAEKVVMRALEKTKAERFATGEEMAQALEQAAGAKRPIVVGGSSVTPVPDGATRRMPTQTTPSGVSPDTGWRTPTGLRKILQLGPESPAEATEGSPPTPPRLTTRITEAPIVTDAGRSAWDFVKRYWMGIGAVGLVLLAILYVVQAHRSADLLTTPSPQTGVREPRPGEIGKRFEELDGQVKALLAEGRALEARQLVTEFRTAHPQAETSAVETLLDRVNAALPLSEIEELTKRRDEKGKRYYRDPKTLALARAYLEAARELYAGMQKPYPGEGYLKLLDQNSGPNRIENDEQRANQAFARAKELVNFPERWEEAEQALVEAIGYAPDRYQYWLELAKLYRNNMFIDDARVLLRYIENHAPKNTREYQEASQLLRDLEKPVSGPRPTPSS
- a CDS encoding N-Acetyl-D-glucosamine ABC transport system, sugar-binding protein, coding for MATAALLAGCEQKSDSPSPGKTLVRYARWGLPEEIRAEEGLLKVFEKENPDIQVKIEYCSWGEYWNKLQAQMAAGSAPDVFLLNGGYANDYAARGQLENLRPWLEKDTSVSLSAFYPQTVDIFQFDNGLWGMPRDCNTVAMYINKSLFEKFGVELPKPDWTWQDFLEKARKLTKDENGDGRNDIFGFNAGYDSMEVHWGYWVWQNGGQILNIERTKCLLNEPAAIEALEFYAGLVTKEKVAPDTAQSSTFGSNIFLTNRVAMSAEGSWMLKAFSEAQHFKWAIVPLPQGKKKAAPVNGLANAMYAKSKNKPAAWRLIKFFASRPYQELLARSGTSIPAMRAVAESEVYLDHKVEGKEYFLEQLKYARPLDFTRGFGKWEDAIRSELELVWLGKKDVAAAARDAAKKVDGILAQEQKHGTNK
- a CDS encoding Oxidoreductase, Gfo/Idh/MocA family yields the protein MKRHRIAVIGCGDMGSAHVRGFARLPNCEVVATVDPDPTALSRYGVTWEGTTVPPHFTDTGEMLRAVQPDACVVAVPDILHRPVTEQVLAAGCHVFLEKPIATTLEDCDAILAAAEGAGKILQIGLVYRYATLYRRMAEIAQSAGAPVSFMWCKELRQPFPQKPWFYSQQATGGTIVEKDCHHFDIFNWLIQSEPVCVVASGGQHVWKSGSVIRCDYCPDPPREIEHIDTVDHAMVIVEYANGARACLLLCIYLQPRNVMPEGLEIGAICMNGKQICAYADSRLGHGGAGEPWQIEEIDPVSDSEGLGHIGCQRQRREFLECLETGRRPFADGEVGRRSLIIALAAERSIQEQRPIKIEELR
- a CDS encoding UDP-glucose 4-epimerase is translated as MDNFRTGRRENLEGLEVEIIEASVTDGSAVRDAVQGVDVVHHLAALVSVPESMEKPTETEHINVVGTICLLEAAAKAGVQRFVFSSTSAVYGNVEREKHSETDLPAPASPYAISKLAAEYYVMLADGRNGMRTVSLRYFNVFGPRQDPKSPYAAAVSIFTLRALRGEPLVIYGDGLQSRDFIFVEDIVAANLLAAEKGEGVYNVGRGERLSVYHLAEIIRDLTGSTSPIEYAPPRPGDVRHSCANSQRLRSLGWSPAVPLADGLAKTIEWMRDDFAMGGKLS